A section of the Amycolatopsis sp. AA4 genome encodes:
- a CDS encoding DUF2206 domain-containing protein, with translation MTRPSQRAVVLGSVLAAGVVELLPWRPAVLVTVTGLWLVFGAPAWLCRRIAARIVSTREAQWLLGLGFAVLTAMVAALAVNTVLPWFGVSRPLTTASLAGAQTLAAVALAVLDRRLTGSSPPMRGPRWMPVRDVVPIAILGALTLVVAAAGAVRLNNGFSGATSLIALFLVAALLGLLAVRANRYGDGVIALGILCAATALLLLTSLRGWYVTGHDVQREFLLFQLTSSKGYWDISGYPDPYHACLSITLLPASVAQLTALPGLAIFKVVLPMLFAAAPVAVYRTTRNLTTKRISLLAAICFLAFPTFFTDMPFLGRQEIAFLLLGCAVLALSDRSAPRRARRVAFTVLFAGIVLSHYSTTYVLIAVLVLGKLASGVIRVVPPLRRRLAERTPKEATDFVAWPMLGVAVACSALWTGPVTGTWHQLQHTAVAAAHDLFHPDQVQRGSSDTAYSIFSSARVSPEQRLQDYAESTRPRGEPPAAPVQVAPADNLPLTRAGSALDQLGLDVPRVNSLLRTLCADGLQVLLLVGLAGTLLATATVFRPTHDLFVLAAGGLGVLAAEIALPQLSVDYGVLRTFQQGLFGFAPFIAMGSVWALWWLKRWRMPAATAVSLLLFLDLTGALPRLFGGYPAQLQLDNAGQYYDIYYAHPQERAALAWLERHTAAQRIQSDRYTLSRLQTLLDGRPGDDIYPTLVQPGSFVLLGYPTVRKDEVTVFYQGDLVTYRYPLRFLDATKNKVYSSNGTSVYR, from the coding sequence GTGACGCGCCCCAGCCAGCGCGCCGTCGTGCTCGGTTCGGTGCTCGCCGCCGGGGTCGTGGAGCTGCTGCCGTGGCGGCCTGCGGTGCTGGTGACCGTCACCGGTCTGTGGCTAGTGTTCGGCGCCCCGGCGTGGCTGTGCCGTCGGATTGCCGCCCGGATCGTGTCCACCCGAGAGGCGCAGTGGTTGCTGGGGCTGGGTTTCGCGGTGCTGACCGCGATGGTGGCCGCACTGGCCGTCAACACCGTGCTCCCCTGGTTCGGCGTCTCGCGCCCGTTGACGACCGCGTCCCTCGCCGGGGCTCAGACACTCGCCGCGGTCGCGCTCGCGGTCCTGGACCGGCGGCTCACCGGCTCGTCCCCACCCATGCGGGGGCCGCGATGGATGCCGGTACGCGACGTCGTACCGATCGCGATCCTCGGGGCTCTGACGCTGGTGGTCGCCGCCGCCGGGGCCGTCCGGCTTAACAACGGATTCAGCGGCGCGACGAGCCTGATCGCGCTGTTCCTGGTCGCGGCGCTACTCGGGCTGCTGGCCGTCCGGGCGAACCGGTACGGCGACGGGGTCATCGCGCTCGGAATCCTCTGCGCAGCAACGGCTTTGCTGCTGCTGACATCGCTGCGCGGCTGGTACGTCACCGGGCACGACGTCCAACGCGAGTTCCTGCTCTTCCAGCTCACCTCAAGCAAGGGCTACTGGGACATCTCCGGCTACCCCGACCCGTACCACGCCTGTCTCAGCATCACGCTTCTGCCCGCTTCGGTGGCCCAGCTGACCGCCTTGCCCGGCTTGGCGATCTTCAAAGTGGTGCTGCCGATGCTGTTCGCCGCGGCACCGGTCGCGGTGTACCGCACGACCCGGAACCTCACCACCAAACGGATCTCGCTGCTCGCCGCGATCTGCTTCCTCGCGTTCCCCACGTTCTTCACCGACATGCCGTTCCTCGGGCGGCAGGAGATCGCGTTCCTGCTGTTGGGCTGTGCGGTCCTGGCGTTGAGCGACCGCAGCGCACCGCGTCGCGCACGGCGGGTCGCGTTTACCGTCCTGTTCGCGGGGATCGTGCTGTCGCACTACTCCACCACCTACGTGCTCATCGCCGTCCTGGTGCTGGGCAAGCTCGCCAGCGGTGTCATCCGGGTGGTCCCGCCGTTGCGCCGCCGGCTTGCCGAGCGGACTCCGAAGGAGGCGACCGATTTCGTCGCCTGGCCGATGCTCGGCGTCGCGGTCGCGTGTTCCGCGCTCTGGACCGGCCCGGTCACCGGCACCTGGCATCAGCTCCAGCACACCGCCGTCGCCGCTGCACACGACCTGTTCCACCCGGATCAGGTGCAGCGCGGCTCGTCCGACACCGCGTACAGCATTTTCAGCTCCGCCCGGGTCAGCCCGGAGCAACGGCTCCAGGACTACGCCGAGTCCACCCGCCCCCGCGGCGAACCGCCCGCAGCTCCCGTCCAGGTCGCCCCAGCGGACAACCTGCCGCTGACCAGAGCCGGGTCCGCGCTCGACCAGCTCGGCCTCGACGTCCCCCGCGTGAACAGCCTTCTCCGCACCTTGTGCGCGGACGGGCTGCAGGTGTTGCTGCTCGTCGGCCTAGCCGGAACCCTGCTCGCCACCGCGACCGTGTTCCGGCCGACGCACGACCTGTTCGTACTCGCCGCGGGTGGCCTGGGGGTGCTCGCCGCGGAGATCGCGCTGCCGCAGCTCTCGGTGGATTACGGAGTCCTGCGCACCTTCCAGCAAGGCCTGTTCGGGTTCGCGCCGTTCATCGCGATGGGGTCGGTCTGGGCGTTGTGGTGGCTCAAACGGTGGCGAATGCCCGCCGCGACCGCCGTCTCGCTGCTGCTGTTCCTCGACCTCACCGGCGCGCTGCCCCGGTTGTTCGGCGGCTACCCGGCGCAACTGCAGCTGGACAACGCCGGGCAGTACTACGACATCTACTACGCCCACCCGCAAGAACGCGCCGCCCTCGCCTGGCTCGAACGGCACACCGCGGCGCAGCGCATCCAGTCCGACCGCTACACGCTCAGCCGCCTCCAAACGCTGCTCGACGGCCGCCCCGGAGACGACATTTACCCGACGCTCGTGCAGCCGGGCTCGTTCGTCCTCCTCGGCTATCCGACCGTCCGCAAGGACGAGGTCACCGTGTTCTACCAGGGAGATCTCGTCACCTACCGCTATCCGCTGCGGTTCCTCGACGCCACCAAGAACAAGGTCTACAGCAGCAACGGAACGAGTGTGTACCGATGA
- a CDS encoding GntR family transcriptional regulator, with translation MSTPVNHVIPAAAPSLAERAYEFLRDRLVMLDIKPGDPINEEWAGSVLGMGRTPIREALKRLETERLVVAYPRRGTFATDVNISDLAHISEVRRTLEPTAAASAATRATDEDRARLVELRDQLDSATPRENAELLRTDLELHRAIYRCVHNPFFEDTLIHYDNLATRIWCVFLPRLRGMAGHVDEHSPLLTAIAEGDAKKASALTLDHVTGFEEAIRALI, from the coding sequence GTGAGCACCCCGGTCAACCACGTCATCCCGGCCGCCGCCCCGTCGCTGGCCGAACGCGCCTACGAGTTCCTGCGCGACCGTCTCGTCATGCTCGACATCAAGCCGGGCGACCCGATCAACGAGGAATGGGCGGGAAGCGTGCTCGGCATGGGCCGCACGCCGATCCGCGAAGCGCTGAAGCGGCTGGAAACCGAACGCCTGGTGGTCGCGTACCCGCGCCGCGGCACGTTCGCCACGGACGTCAACATCTCCGACCTCGCGCACATCTCCGAGGTCCGGCGCACCCTCGAGCCGACGGCCGCCGCGTCCGCCGCCACGCGCGCGACCGACGAGGACCGCGCCCGGCTCGTCGAACTGCGCGACCAGCTGGATTCGGCTACCCCGAGGGAAAACGCCGAACTCCTGCGCACCGACCTGGAACTGCACCGCGCGATCTACCGCTGCGTGCACAATCCGTTCTTCGAGGACACGCTGATCCATTACGACAACCTCGCCACCCGGATCTGGTGCGTGTTCCTCCCCCGGCTGCGCGGCATGGCCGGGCACGTGGACGAGCATTCGCCGCTGCTGACCGCGATCGCCGAGGGCGACGCGAAGAAGGCCTCGGCGCTGACGCTCGACCACGTGACCGGTTTCGAGGAGGCGATCCGGGCGCTGATCTAG
- a CDS encoding glycosyltransferase family 4 protein, with protein sequence MTTLRILLVSHYYPPHVGGIENVAAQQARTLAARGAEVTVLTSASPAAAPAPVDGVRVVRVPAWNGVEDRTGVPFPVFGPRLFRAVREWVRWADVVHLHDTLYQSSWIAGVRAARTGTPLFLTQHVAVVEHPSAVVRAVQHAVYRSIGRRLFRASREVFVVNDSVGAFVRRFRDDVELLPNGVDTARYRPASAGETRLLRERWGLPADRVLVLFVGRPVPKKGYDLLLAARHPDYDLVFAGERPKHVPEDPTVHHLGAMSPDELSRLYRACDVFALPSTAEGFPLTVQEAMASGLPIVTTDDPGYASYGLDRTQVALLPREAEILRATLRSLAADPARRAAMGRYSARYAAARFSWPKHVQRLEESYLAALEPNEVPA encoded by the coding sequence ATGACGACCCTCCGGATCCTGCTCGTCTCGCACTACTACCCGCCGCATGTCGGAGGGATCGAGAACGTCGCCGCACAGCAGGCCCGGACCCTCGCCGCACGCGGTGCCGAGGTCACCGTGCTGACGAGTGCTTCGCCCGCTGCCGCACCGGCTCCGGTCGACGGCGTCCGGGTCGTGCGCGTTCCCGCCTGGAACGGGGTGGAAGACCGGACGGGAGTGCCCTTCCCGGTGTTCGGGCCCCGGTTGTTCCGTGCCGTCCGGGAGTGGGTGCGGTGGGCGGATGTCGTCCACCTGCACGACACGCTGTACCAATCCTCGTGGATCGCAGGAGTGCGAGCAGCGCGGACTGGCACGCCGCTGTTCCTGACCCAGCACGTCGCGGTCGTCGAGCATCCCTCGGCGGTGGTGCGGGCGGTGCAGCACGCGGTGTACCGGTCGATCGGGCGGCGGTTGTTCCGGGCCAGCCGCGAGGTTTTCGTGGTCAACGATTCCGTCGGCGCCTTCGTCCGCCGTTTTCGCGACGACGTGGAGTTGCTGCCCAACGGCGTCGACACCGCCCGGTATCGGCCCGCGTCCGCCGGAGAAACCCGGCTGCTGCGGGAACGCTGGGGACTGCCTGCCGACCGGGTTCTGGTGCTGTTCGTCGGGCGGCCGGTACCGAAGAAGGGCTACGACCTCCTTCTCGCTGCCCGGCACCCCGACTACGACCTGGTCTTCGCCGGGGAACGGCCGAAGCACGTCCCCGAGGATCCCACGGTCCACCATCTGGGCGCGATGAGCCCGGACGAGCTCAGCCGCCTCTACCGAGCCTGCGACGTCTTCGCCCTGCCGTCGACCGCCGAAGGATTCCCCCTGACCGTCCAGGAAGCGATGGCCTCCGGCCTCCCGATAGTCACCACCGACGACCCGGGCTACGCCTCCTACGGACTCGACCGAACCCAGGTCGCGCTGCTCCCCCGCGAGGCGGAAATCCTGCGCGCGACCCTGCGCTCCCTCGCCGCGGATCCCGCCCGCCGCGCAGCCATGGGCCGCTACTCCGCCCGTTACGCCGCCGCCCGGTTCTCCTGGCCGAAACACGTCCAGCGCCTCGAAGAAAGCTACCTCGCCGCGCTTGAGCCGAACGAGGTTCCGGCATGA
- a CDS encoding NAD(P)/FAD-dependent oxidoreductase, with protein MKTVAIVGASLAGARAAQELRAQGFDGRVVLIGEEPHLPYDRPPLSKAFLAGTAARESLDLLDADDLASLEVRLGTRAERLDPATGRLVLSDGELEADGVVLATGGRARALPGTEAVAGVHVLRTLDDALALREELVPGARVVIVGGGFIGAEVASTCQGLGLDVTVLEALPTPMARVLGPELGSICARLHGRNGVTLRCGASVAGLTAVSGRVTGVQLETGENLPADVVVAGIGMVPAVEWLDGSGLAIGNGVRTDSGLVTSLANVVAAGDVAAYGPAGIRHEHWTNATEQASVAVANLLAGQVVREYQPSGYVWSDQYSGTLQLAGHPAPDDEVRYAEGGPDDDSFLATYHRDGRTVAVFGLNNPRGFGRLRRQALRRPMPVG; from the coding sequence GTGAAAACGGTCGCGATCGTCGGCGCTTCGCTCGCCGGCGCCCGCGCCGCGCAGGAGCTGCGCGCCCAGGGGTTCGACGGTCGCGTGGTGCTCATCGGCGAAGAGCCGCATCTCCCCTACGACCGGCCGCCGCTGTCGAAGGCCTTCCTGGCCGGGACCGCGGCGCGCGAGTCGCTGGACCTGCTCGACGCCGACGATCTCGCCTCGCTGGAGGTGCGGCTGGGCACTAGGGCGGAGCGTCTCGACCCGGCGACCGGCCGCCTCGTCCTGTCCGACGGCGAACTGGAAGCGGACGGTGTCGTCCTCGCGACCGGTGGCCGCGCTCGGGCCTTGCCGGGAACGGAAGCTGTTGCCGGAGTTCATGTGCTGCGCACCCTGGACGACGCACTCGCACTGCGCGAGGAGCTGGTTCCCGGGGCGCGCGTGGTGATCGTCGGGGGCGGGTTCATCGGGGCCGAGGTGGCCTCGACCTGCCAGGGCCTGGGCCTGGACGTCACGGTGCTGGAGGCGTTGCCGACGCCCATGGCGCGCGTGCTGGGTCCCGAACTCGGGTCGATCTGTGCGCGCCTGCACGGCCGGAACGGCGTCACCCTGCGCTGCGGCGCTTCGGTGGCCGGGCTGACCGCGGTCTCCGGCCGCGTCACCGGGGTGCAGCTGGAAACCGGCGAGAATCTGCCCGCTGACGTGGTGGTCGCCGGGATCGGCATGGTCCCGGCGGTCGAGTGGCTCGACGGGTCCGGGCTGGCGATCGGCAACGGCGTGCGCACCGACTCCGGTCTCGTCACTTCGCTGGCGAACGTGGTCGCCGCGGGCGACGTCGCGGCGTACGGACCGGCGGGCATCCGGCACGAGCACTGGACGAACGCCACCGAACAGGCGTCGGTCGCGGTCGCGAATCTGCTGGCCGGGCAGGTGGTCCGGGAGTACCAGCCGAGCGGTTACGTCTGGTCCGATCAGTACTCCGGGACGCTCCAGCTCGCCGGGCATCCCGCGCCGGACGACGAGGTGCGCTACGCCGAGGGCGGTCCGGACGACGACTCGTTCCTCGCCACGTATCACCGGGACGGCCGGACCGTGGCGGTGTTCGGGCTCAACAACCCGCGGGGATTCGGCCGCCTGCGCCGGCAAGCGCTGCGGCGGCCGATGCCCGTCGGGTGA
- a CDS encoding glycosyltransferase family 4 protein: MTRRRIVHLTPCYPPHLGGMEAVVQHLARQQARQHDVTVLTTTVGARDSPRREVVHGVATIRVPALDIAHTPVSPGLVPALLRMPKPAVWHLHAAHAVVPEQVALVAAVRRQPFLFHFHLDVDQSGKLGWLLPHYKKHVFARVLRAAAGVLVLTEAQREFVHTAYRVDPARIFTVPNGVSAEFFLPPRPRREPVLRLLFVGRLSPQKNLARLLHALVRVRQPVVLDVVGDGEQRTRLAETVQRQGIAGVRFHGRLHGASLLHRYEQADLFVLPSDREGMSLAALEAMAAALPVLATDVPGNTELLRGIGALVPADSAALAAAIDEFATDEDFRRRTAAASARAAREFTWAAVAAQVEDVYAEVLP, translated from the coding sequence GTGACCCGCCGCCGGATCGTCCACCTCACCCCGTGCTACCCGCCGCATCTCGGCGGAATGGAAGCGGTCGTCCAGCACCTGGCCCGGCAACAGGCGCGGCAGCACGACGTCACCGTGCTCACCACGACCGTCGGCGCGCGCGACTCGCCGCGACGCGAGGTGGTGCACGGGGTGGCCACCATCCGCGTTCCCGCGCTTGACATCGCGCACACGCCGGTGTCCCCCGGTCTCGTTCCCGCCTTGCTGCGCATGCCCAAACCTGCGGTGTGGCATCTGCATGCCGCGCACGCGGTGGTGCCTGAGCAGGTCGCGCTCGTCGCGGCCGTGCGCCGGCAGCCGTTCCTGTTCCACTTCCATCTCGACGTCGACCAGTCCGGAAAGCTGGGCTGGTTGTTGCCGCACTACAAAAAGCACGTCTTCGCCCGGGTTTTGCGCGCTGCCGCCGGGGTGCTGGTGCTGACCGAGGCCCAGCGGGAGTTCGTCCACACCGCCTATCGAGTGGACCCGGCGCGGATTTTCACAGTCCCGAACGGAGTGTCCGCGGAGTTCTTCCTTCCGCCGCGTCCGCGCCGGGAACCGGTGCTGCGCCTGCTGTTCGTCGGGCGGCTCAGTCCACAGAAGAACCTCGCCCGGCTCCTGCACGCGCTGGTCCGGGTGCGCCAGCCGGTCGTCCTCGACGTGGTCGGAGACGGCGAGCAGCGCACTCGGCTCGCGGAAACCGTGCAGCGGCAAGGGATTGCGGGCGTGCGGTTCCACGGCCGTCTGCACGGCGCTTCGCTGCTGCACCGCTACGAGCAAGCCGATCTGTTCGTGCTGCCCTCGGATCGCGAAGGGATGTCGCTCGCCGCGCTCGAAGCCATGGCCGCCGCGCTGCCGGTGCTCGCGACCGACGTGCCCGGGAATACCGAACTCCTGCGCGGCATCGGAGCGCTCGTTCCCGCTGATTCCGCCGCGCTGGCCGCGGCGATCGACGAATTCGCCACGGACGAGGACTTCCGGCGGAGGACCGCCGCGGCCAGCGCGCGAGCGGCCCGGGAGTTCACCTGGGCCGCGGTGGCAGCGCAGGTCGAGGACGTCTACGCCGAGGTGCTCCCGTGA
- a CDS encoding bifunctional 3-phenylpropionate/cinnamic acid dioxygenase ferredoxin subunit — protein MLRACTVDELPPGESVRIAGPEPIAVFNADGELYAIGDTCTHQDASLAGGWLEGCFVECPLHAALFDLRTGMPSCLPAKQPVRTYQVQVEEGVIYVLADAAEDAA, from the coding sequence ATGCTGCGCGCGTGCACTGTGGACGAGCTGCCCCCGGGCGAGTCCGTCCGGATCGCGGGGCCGGAGCCCATCGCCGTCTTCAACGCCGACGGCGAGCTGTACGCGATCGGGGACACCTGCACCCACCAGGACGCGTCGCTGGCCGGTGGCTGGCTCGAAGGCTGCTTCGTGGAGTGCCCGCTGCACGCGGCGCTCTTCGACCTGCGCACCGGCATGCCGTCCTGCCTGCCCGCCAAGCAGCCGGTGCGCACGTACCAGGTGCAGGTCGAAGAGGGCGTGATCTACGTGCTCGCCGACGCCGCCGAGGACGCTGCGTGA
- a CDS encoding glycosyltransferase family 2 protein, producing MTSDIERSSSSPSDDTASRPGAGPCCRLRTASRGACAERPRPRKLSIVIPALNERVNMPRVLATIPYSGLASLGYELEVIVVDNASTDGTGEVAAALGARVVLQPVRGYGHAYHAGFAAATGDVIATGDADCTYPFDHLPGLLGAMADRQLDFLSTNRLGRENRGAMKPSHRFGNRVLTLISRFFFRSPFRDSQSGMWVFRRHVWRHLDIRSGGMPFSQEIKNDAYVRGFRCGETLIEYRIRGGDVKLHAVRDGLRNLSQLAAHRARTARVPANVLCTDEARCVLAMAD from the coding sequence ATGACGTCGGACATCGAGCGTTCCAGCTCCTCGCCGTCGGACGACACCGCCTCCCGCCCGGGCGCCGGGCCCTGCTGCCGCCTCCGTACCGCCAGCCGCGGCGCCTGCGCCGAAAGACCCCGGCCGCGGAAACTGTCCATCGTCATCCCCGCGCTCAACGAACGGGTCAACATGCCGCGCGTGCTGGCCACGATCCCGTACTCCGGCCTCGCCTCCCTCGGCTACGAGCTCGAGGTGATCGTGGTCGACAACGCCTCGACCGACGGGACCGGCGAGGTGGCCGCCGCGCTCGGCGCGCGGGTCGTCCTCCAGCCCGTGCGCGGCTACGGGCACGCCTATCACGCGGGGTTCGCCGCCGCGACCGGCGACGTGATCGCCACCGGCGACGCGGACTGCACGTACCCGTTCGACCACCTGCCCGGGCTGCTGGGCGCGATGGCCGACCGGCAGCTCGATTTCCTCTCCACCAACCGGCTCGGCCGCGAGAACCGCGGGGCGATGAAGCCGTCGCACCGGTTCGGCAACCGGGTGCTGACGCTGATCAGCCGGTTCTTCTTCCGTTCGCCGTTCCGGGATTCGCAGTCCGGGATGTGGGTGTTCCGCCGGCACGTCTGGCGGCACCTGGACATCCGCTCCGGCGGCATGCCGTTCTCTCAGGAGATCAAGAACGACGCCTACGTCCGCGGTTTCCGGTGCGGCGAAACGCTGATCGAGTACCGGATCCGCGGCGGCGACGTGAAACTGCACGCTGTCCGCGACGGCCTGCGCAACCTGTCGCAGCTGGCCGCGCACCGGGCGCGCACCGCGCGGGTGCCGGCGAACGTCCTCTGCACGGACGAAGCCCGATGCGTCCTGGCGATGGCGGACTGA
- a CDS encoding L,D-transpeptidase produces MNRKLTAILASVAAMAGTIGFAATAEAAGPPCGPQAKACLKLSANTAWLMDNGKVTRGGVPVTVGKPQYPTPVGTFRVQYKDLHHYSKQFNGPMPYSVFFTNTGVAFHQGSLKVQSHGCVHLSHADAVAFFNTLQPGDVVQVVR; encoded by the coding sequence ATGAACCGGAAACTCACGGCAATACTGGCCAGTGTCGCGGCGATGGCGGGAACTATCGGATTCGCGGCGACCGCGGAGGCGGCAGGACCGCCGTGCGGGCCGCAGGCGAAAGCGTGCCTGAAGCTCTCGGCCAACACCGCGTGGCTGATGGACAACGGCAAGGTCACCCGGGGCGGCGTGCCCGTCACGGTCGGCAAGCCCCAGTACCCGACCCCGGTCGGCACGTTCCGGGTGCAGTACAAGGATCTTCACCACTACAGCAAGCAGTTCAACGGACCGATGCCGTACTCGGTGTTCTTCACCAACACCGGCGTGGCGTTCCACCAGGGCAGCCTGAAGGTCCAGTCGCACGGCTGTGTCCACCTGTCGCACGCCGACGCGGTGGCGTTCTTCAACACCCTGCAGCCGGGCGACGTGGTGCAGGTCGTGCGGTAA
- a CDS encoding HD family hydrolase: MDGLAAFGFELGVLKRVRRAGWWQAGVRDPESVAEHSLRAAQLAALLAAEEGANPERAAFLALWHDTQETRTGDLPHTAAPYLTKPEPRAITADQTASLPRASAETVQSAVDEYETRESPEARCAKDADKLEMLFQALEYRATGVSTVDEWLASAQAGLFTNTARRVADAALATSPLAWRTR; encoded by the coding sequence ATGGACGGCCTGGCCGCGTTCGGGTTCGAGCTGGGAGTGCTCAAACGGGTCCGCCGCGCGGGCTGGTGGCAGGCGGGGGTCCGCGACCCGGAATCGGTGGCCGAGCACAGCCTCCGCGCGGCGCAGCTGGCCGCGCTGCTCGCCGCGGAGGAAGGCGCGAACCCGGAGCGCGCGGCGTTTCTCGCGCTGTGGCACGACACCCAGGAGACCCGGACCGGCGACCTTCCGCACACGGCCGCGCCCTACCTGACGAAGCCGGAACCTCGGGCGATCACCGCGGACCAGACCGCGAGCCTGCCGCGTGCGTCGGCAGAAACCGTGCAGTCAGCGGTAGACGAGTACGAAACTCGCGAGTCGCCCGAAGCGCGTTGCGCGAAGGACGCCGACAAACTCGAAATGCTTTTCCAGGCTCTCGAATACCGCGCGACCGGAGTCTCCACAGTGGACGAATGGCTCGCATCGGCGCAGGCTGGGCTCTTCACCAACACCGCGCGGCGCGTCGCCGATGCGGCGCTGGCGACGTCTCCGCTGGCGTGGCGCACTCGTTAA
- a CDS encoding crotonase/enoyl-CoA hydratase family protein, whose protein sequence is MSTVLVEHDGPVTTIGINRPERRNAVDRATAEALADAFREFDASDASVAVLYGVGGTFCAGADLKAVSEGRGNRTEPDGDGPMGPTRLRLRKPVLAAVSGHAVAGGLELAIWADLRVVEETAVFGVFCRRWGVPLIDGGTVRLPRLIGRSRALDLVLTGRPVDAEEAHRIGLANRVVPAGQALSAAVALAREIAAFPQTCLREDRAALLENESLSEESALENEFRHGIQSLNADTLAGATRFAEGAGRHGSFEN, encoded by the coding sequence GTGAGCACTGTGCTGGTCGAGCACGACGGTCCGGTCACCACCATCGGCATCAACCGGCCGGAGCGCCGCAACGCCGTCGACCGCGCGACCGCCGAGGCGCTGGCCGACGCCTTCCGGGAATTCGACGCCTCGGACGCCTCGGTCGCGGTGCTCTACGGGGTCGGCGGGACGTTCTGCGCGGGCGCGGACCTCAAGGCGGTGAGCGAAGGCCGCGGCAACCGCACCGAGCCGGACGGCGACGGCCCGATGGGGCCGACGCGGCTGCGGTTGCGCAAGCCGGTGCTCGCGGCGGTGTCCGGCCACGCCGTCGCGGGCGGACTGGAGCTGGCGATCTGGGCCGACCTCCGGGTCGTCGAAGAAACGGCGGTGTTCGGCGTGTTCTGCCGGCGCTGGGGCGTCCCGCTGATCGACGGCGGCACGGTCCGGCTGCCGCGGCTGATCGGCCGGAGCCGCGCGCTCGACCTGGTGCTCACCGGGCGTCCGGTCGACGCGGAGGAAGCGCACCGGATCGGTTTGGCGAATCGCGTCGTGCCAGCCGGGCAGGCATTGTCCGCGGCCGTGGCGCTCGCACGGGAAATCGCCGCGTTTCCGCAGACCTGCTTGCGCGAGGACCGGGCCGCATTGCTGGAAAACGAGTCCTTGAGCGAGGAATCCGCATTGGAAAACGAATTCCGGCACGGGATTCAGTCGTTGAACGCGGACACCCTTGCGGGAGCCACGCGATTCGCCGAAGGCGCGGGCAGGCACGGTTCGTTCGAGAACTAG
- a CDS encoding aromatic ring-hydroxylating dioxygenase subunit alpha → MTAVDLPQSLLPTLPGPHYTDPAIFAREQERIFEAGWFCAVRSADLPSPGSFETVQIGRESVLIARGRDGALRAFLNVCRHRGARLCTDEKGTVKRAFQCMYHAWTYGLDGKLVAAPNLTGMPDVDRVEYGLTGVHLREWLGYAWVCLAEEAPSFADTVMADVSERLGGPGEIEAYGIENLALGRRIEYDVRANWKQIIENFMECYHCATIHPELTEVLPEFADGYAAQYFVGHGAEFGADVTGFTVDGGDGLQRLPGVGEHQDRRYYAITIRPQVFVNLVPDHVIVHRMFPLAPDRTLVRCDWLYLPEVVESGADLDRSVELFHRVNQQDFEACERCQQAMGSRAYARGGVLVPSEHHIGEFHAWVRAKAGD, encoded by the coding sequence GTGACCGCTGTCGACCTCCCGCAGAGCCTGCTGCCGACCCTGCCCGGGCCGCACTACACCGACCCGGCGATCTTCGCCCGGGAGCAGGAGCGGATCTTCGAAGCGGGGTGGTTCTGCGCGGTGCGCAGTGCCGACCTGCCGTCCCCCGGCTCGTTCGAGACCGTGCAGATCGGCCGCGAAAGCGTGCTGATCGCGCGCGGCCGCGACGGGGCTTTGCGCGCGTTCCTGAACGTGTGCCGGCACCGCGGCGCGCGGCTGTGCACCGACGAGAAAGGAACGGTGAAGCGCGCTTTCCAGTGCATGTACCACGCCTGGACCTACGGCCTGGACGGAAAGCTCGTCGCGGCCCCGAATCTGACCGGCATGCCGGACGTCGACCGCGTCGAGTACGGCCTGACGGGTGTGCATCTGCGCGAATGGCTCGGCTACGCCTGGGTTTGCCTCGCCGAGGAGGCACCGTCCTTTGCGGACACGGTGATGGCCGACGTGAGCGAGCGGCTCGGCGGTCCCGGCGAAATCGAGGCCTACGGCATCGAGAATCTCGCACTGGGCCGGCGCATCGAGTACGACGTGCGCGCGAACTGGAAGCAGATCATCGAGAACTTCATGGAGTGCTACCACTGCGCGACGATCCATCCGGAACTCACCGAGGTGCTCCCGGAGTTCGCCGACGGCTACGCCGCGCAGTATTTCGTCGGCCACGGCGCGGAATTCGGCGCGGACGTCACCGGGTTCACTGTGGACGGTGGTGACGGCCTGCAGCGGCTGCCGGGTGTCGGCGAGCACCAGGACCGCCGGTACTACGCGATCACGATCCGGCCGCAGGTGTTCGTGAACCTGGTGCCCGACCACGTGATCGTGCACCGGATGTTCCCGCTCGCCCCGGACCGCACCCTCGTTCGCTGCGACTGGCTGTACCTGCCGGAGGTCGTGGAGTCCGGCGCGGACCTGGACCGTTCGGTCGAACTGTTCCACCGGGTGAACCAGCAGGATTTCGAGGCCTGCGAACGGTGTCAGCAGGCCATGGGATCCCGCGCGTACGCCCGCGGCGGCGTGCTGGTGCCGAGCGAGCACCACATCGGTGAGTTCCACGCCTGGGTGCGCGCGAAGGCCGGGGACTAG